Proteins encoded in a region of the Mycoplasma feriruminatoris genome:
- a CDS encoding TIGR00282 family metallophosphoesterase: MKVLMIGDVYAKPGREMLEKHLKNIINENQIDFVVVNGENTTHGKSISKAHYNFYKELNVDVITSGNHIFKNEEVLEYIKTTNDLLKPLNMSKHTPGNGYVIVKKNEKKIAVVSLMGQSFMDTVNNPYDALDEFLEHNTDFDILLVDFHAESTAEKIAFAFNYDGIITAMVGTHTHVMTADERLLPNKTAFISDIGMTGVIDSIIGVEPSDVIKRAKTGLPVKFNVANGKCWLNAVIIEIDDKSNKATSINRITIKD, from the coding sequence ATGAAAGTCTTAATGATTGGTGATGTTTATGCAAAACCCGGAAGAGAGATGCTAGAAAAACATTTAAAAAACATTATTAATGAAAATCAAATTGATTTTGTTGTTGTTAATGGTGAAAACACAACTCATGGAAAATCTATTTCTAAAGCTCATTATAATTTTTATAAAGAATTAAATGTTGATGTTATTACTAGTGGTAATCATATTTTTAAAAATGAAGAGGTTTTAGAATATATTAAAACAACTAATGATTTATTAAAACCATTAAATATGAGTAAACATACTCCAGGTAATGGATATGTTATTGTTAAAAAAAACGAAAAGAAAATCGCTGTAGTTAGTTTAATGGGTCAAAGCTTTATGGATACAGTTAATAATCCATATGATGCATTAGATGAATTTTTAGAACATAATACAGATTTTGATATTTTATTAGTAGATTTTCATGCTGAAAGTACTGCTGAAAAAATTGCTTTTGCTTTTAATTATGATGGAATTATTACAGCCATGGTTGGTACTCATACTCATGTAATGACAGCTGATGAAAGATTATTACCAAATAAAACGGCTTTTATTTCAGATATTGGAATGACTGGAGTAATTGATTCAATTATTGGAGTTGAACCAAGTGATGTTATTAAAAGAGCAAAAACAGGTTTACCAGTTAAATTTAATGTTGCAAATGGTAAATGTTGATTAAATGCTGTAATTATAGAAATTGATGATAAATCAAATAAAGCAACAAGTATTAATAGAATAACTATTAAAGATTAA
- a CDS encoding putative DNA-binding protein: MKTSLVEKTLELSELFKIYKELLTDKQKEYFELYIDEDLSLSEIAEEFNISKTAVYDSISKTSKLLFNLEKKLHLKQKEEKLIFIINQLEENQLDQKQLINSLKEVIWWKS; the protein is encoded by the coding sequence GTGAAAACTAGTTTAGTAGAAAAAACATTAGAATTATCTGAATTATTTAAAATTTATAAAGAACTATTAACTGATAAACAAAAAGAATATTTTGAATTATATATTGATGAAGATTTATCATTATCTGAAATTGCTGAAGAATTTAATATTTCAAAAACAGCAGTTTATGATTCAATTTCAAAAACCAGTAAATTATTATTTAATTTAGAAAAAAAACTACACTTAAAACAAAAAGAAGAAAAACTAATATTTATAATTAATCAATTAGAAGAAAATCAATTAGATCAAAAACAATTAATAAATAGTTTAAAGGAGGTGATTTGATGAAAGTCTTAA
- the ftsY gene encoding signal recognition particle-docking protein FtsY, translating to MGFWAKLKEKLTKKTNQVDQDEPILQQDEQTEEPVEQIKEEQKLDPVKQSEKKDQVVKQENKEEKKVKKTKTSETETKKQAKETLKEKKKREKQKEKDKKVEKAMLKSAFSFSKDIKKLSKKYKQADDEFFEELEDVLIQTDMGMKMVLKVSNLVRKKTKKDTSFENVKDALVEALYQAYTDNDWTNKKYKIDFKENRLNIFMLVGVNGTGKTTSLAKMANYYAELGYKVLIAAADTFRAGATQQLEEWIKTRLNNKVDLIKANKLNADPASVVFDAIKKAKEEKYDLLLIDTAGRLQNKTNLMAELEKMNKIIQQVEKNAPHEVLLVIDATTGQNGVIQAEEFSKVADVSGIILTKMDSTSKGGIGLAIKELLNIPIKMIGVGEKVDDLLAFDIDQYIVHLSSGFMQGDDSEN from the coding sequence ATGGGTTTTTGAGCTAAATTAAAAGAAAAACTAACTAAAAAAACAAACCAAGTAGATCAAGATGAACCTATTTTACAACAAGATGAACAGACTGAAGAACCAGTTGAACAAATAAAAGAAGAACAAAAATTAGATCCTGTTAAACAATCTGAAAAAAAAGATCAAGTTGTAAAACAAGAAAATAAAGAAGAAAAAAAAGTAAAAAAAACAAAAACTAGTGAAACTGAAACTAAAAAACAAGCAAAAGAAACTCTAAAAGAAAAAAAGAAAAGAGAAAAACAAAAAGAAAAAGATAAAAAAGTTGAAAAAGCGATGCTTAAATCAGCTTTTAGTTTTTCTAAAGATATTAAAAAACTTTCTAAAAAATACAAACAAGCAGATGATGAGTTTTTTGAAGAACTTGAAGATGTTTTAATTCAAACTGATATGGGTATGAAAATGGTTTTAAAAGTTTCTAATTTAGTTAGAAAAAAAACGAAAAAAGATACTTCTTTTGAAAACGTTAAAGATGCTTTAGTTGAAGCTTTGTATCAAGCTTATACTGATAATGATTGAACTAATAAAAAATACAAAATCGATTTTAAAGAAAATAGATTAAATATTTTTATGTTAGTTGGAGTTAATGGAACAGGTAAAACTACTTCATTAGCAAAAATGGCTAATTATTATGCTGAATTAGGATATAAAGTATTAATTGCTGCTGCTGATACTTTTAGAGCTGGAGCAACTCAACAACTTGAAGAATGAATTAAAACAAGATTAAATAATAAAGTAGATTTAATTAAAGCTAATAAATTAAATGCTGATCCTGCTAGTGTTGTTTTTGATGCAATAAAAAAAGCAAAAGAAGAAAAATATGATCTATTATTAATTGATACAGCTGGTAGATTACAAAATAAAACAAATTTAATGGCTGAATTAGAAAAAATGAATAAAATTATTCAACAAGTTGAAAAAAATGCCCCACATGAAGTTTTACTAGTAATTGATGCAACAACAGGACAAAACGGAGTAATTCAAGCTGAAGAATTTTCAAAAGTTGCTGATGTTAGTGGAATTATTTTAACTAAAATGGATTCAACAAGTAAGGGTGGTATTGGTTTAGCTATTAAAGAATTATTAAATATTCCAATTAAAATGATTGGAGTTGGAGAAAAAGTTGACGATCTTTTAGCATTTGATATTGATCAATATATTGTTCATTTATCTTCTGGATTTATGCAAGGTGATGATAGTGAAAACTAG
- the phoU gene encoding phosphate signaling complex protein PhoU: MSSNKILDRDLDQLRSLIENMIEETKIQYANSYQVIKEENKLFDAQRVVEHDKIINDMQNEFTSIALWKISKQKLVAKDLRLAIGGILITREIERIADYSKAISKFFIYYKPNQKHLLMISELYELVVEMLDIFSDIFSHLKEDKEQEVLNLEEKINQKFRSFYDQLIDDIRQKTTKAEAEEIAAVLKQMFNLERAGDHLLNVQEIINFIKTSKFIEKSEKINK; encoded by the coding sequence ATGTCAAGTAATAAAATATTAGATCGCGATCTTGATCAATTAAGATCACTTATTGAAAATATGATTGAAGAAACTAAAATTCAATATGCAAATAGTTATCAAGTAATTAAAGAAGAAAATAAATTATTTGATGCTCAAAGAGTAGTTGAACACGACAAAATTATTAATGATATGCAAAACGAATTTACTTCAATTGCTTTATGAAAAATTTCAAAACAAAAACTAGTTGCAAAAGATTTAAGACTAGCAATTGGTGGAATTTTAATCACTAGAGAAATTGAAAGAATTGCTGATTATTCAAAAGCTATTTCTAAATTTTTTATCTACTATAAACCAAATCAAAAACATCTTTTAATGATTAGTGAATTATATGAACTAGTTGTTGAAATGCTAGATATTTTTTCAGATATCTTTAGTCATTTAAAAGAAGATAAAGAACAAGAAGTTTTAAATTTAGAAGAAAAAATTAATCAAAAATTCAGATCATTTTATGATCAGCTAATTGATGATATTAGACAAAAAACTACAAAAGCAGAAGCTGAAGAAATTGCTGCTGTTTTAAAACAAATGTTTAATTTAGAAAGAGCTGGAGATCATTTATTAAATGTTCAAGAAATTATTAATTTTATAAAAACAAGTAAATTTATAGAAAAAAGCGAAAAAATAAATAAGTAG
- the pstB gene encoding phosphate ABC transporter ATP-binding protein PstB encodes MNNEQLITNIKPKKEPLKTAIEIKDFNFFYNKGKTQSLFNINMEIKEKSITTFIGPSGCGKTTLLKSINRLNDLIDGVKMSGVIKIFDKDIFDKDIDITKLRTEVGMVFQKPNPFPISIYDNVVYGLRSQGIKDKKILDQICEESLVKAALWDEVKDILTAPALGLSGGQQQRLCIARAIAMKPKILLMDEPTSALDPIATLKVEELVLDLKKDYTIVMVTHSLQQATRISDYTGYFLKGELVEFNKTKKIFTNPKDRRTENYISGRYE; translated from the coding sequence ATGAATAACGAACAATTAATAACTAATATAAAACCTAAAAAAGAACCTTTAAAAACTGCTATTGAAATTAAAGATTTTAACTTTTTTTATAACAAAGGAAAAACTCAGTCTTTATTTAACATTAATATGGAAATAAAAGAAAAATCAATCACTACTTTTATAGGTCCTTCTGGTTGTGGTAAAACTACTTTATTAAAATCTATTAATCGGTTAAATGATCTAATTGATGGAGTAAAAATGTCTGGTGTTATTAAAATATTTGATAAAGACATTTTTGATAAAGACATAGATATTACTAAATTAAGAACTGAAGTTGGAATGGTATTTCAAAAACCAAATCCTTTTCCAATTTCTATTTATGATAATGTTGTTTATGGATTAAGATCACAAGGAATTAAAGATAAAAAAATTCTAGATCAAATTTGTGAAGAATCACTAGTTAAAGCAGCTTTATGAGACGAAGTTAAAGATATTTTAACAGCTCCAGCTTTAGGATTATCTGGTGGTCAACAACAAAGATTATGTATAGCTAGAGCAATAGCTATGAAACCAAAAATTTTATTAATGGATGAACCAACTAGTGCACTAGATCCAATAGCAACTTTAAAAGTTGAAGAGTTAGTTTTAGATCTAAAAAAAGATTATACTATTGTTATGGTAACTCACTCTTTACAACAAGCTACAAGAATAAGTGATTATACTGGCTATTTTTTAAAAGGTGAGTTAGTAGAATTTAATAAAACTAAAAAAATCTTTACAAATCCAAAAGATAGAAGAACTGAAAATTATATATCAGGTAGATATGAATAG
- the pstA gene encoding phosphate ABC transporter permease PstA translates to MLFKKITNDIQFRIIKQKKETSYVCLKSIIITLTIFVLLALVVLLGFVMIKTNVLFNKQSFFEFVFGKDWSPDSQKFGILTITLMTLILIFISMLIAVPLTIFTSFFISEYLTLKAQKITITIIKLLAGIPSVVFGLFAREQIGALFKLMGASSNDNLMVASLTMAFMAIPIMISLSYDAIKSVPYIYRDASLALGISKEKTTFNIIRKSATPKIISAVILGMARVIGETMAIMMIAGNSTAWFDTNNGISGFLFSSIRTLSSTIGLEMLENSSSLHESALYAIGMFLFILVFIINISILFVSNKATISQKLHLVLFKNKKTYKIKHIQIYQKETLDQIITNRTEDKLFKKIYSLIMLVLMWLSISFVIMFTFWIVFTTLFNGLSSLKYSQAFLSIEGEDGIFAAILTTLLLILGTLLFAIPLALACAIYLSEFANKNSWLAKFFRFLLNLTASTPSIIFGIFGLSVFIIYLKLPFSILSASITMTIVVLPMLIKNFEDALTSVPLSYREAAIALGLSKTKTLFKIVLPNALQAIITGTILAMARIIGESAPIYLTLGTAIKYPDRGFLSSGSTLTTGIYKIASESAPGQGNDIAWLMSLITIIFVLTLNLSSSKLSSLLVKTNKKVKSEFKIIYKKFISKQFYKSNIQSFKSNFIQFIKSLKRYLNLINLFKEIKKTIKYKKEYKKLKKRDQNYE, encoded by the coding sequence ATGTTGTTTAAAAAAATAACAAATGATATACAGTTTCGAATAATTAAACAAAAAAAAGAAACTAGTTATGTTTGTTTAAAATCTATTATTATTACATTAACTATTTTTGTTTTACTTGCCCTAGTTGTTTTACTAGGTTTTGTAATGATTAAAACTAATGTTTTATTTAATAAACAGTCATTTTTTGAATTTGTTTTTGGTAAAGATTGAAGTCCTGATTCTCAAAAATTTGGAATTCTAACTATAACATTGATGACACTTATTTTAATTTTTATTTCAATGTTAATTGCTGTACCTTTAACAATTTTTACAAGCTTTTTTATTTCAGAATATCTTACATTAAAAGCTCAAAAAATTACAATTACAATTATTAAATTACTAGCAGGTATTCCATCAGTTGTTTTTGGGTTATTTGCAAGAGAACAAATTGGAGCTTTATTTAAATTAATGGGTGCTTCAAGTAATGATAATTTAATGGTGGCATCACTGACAATGGCTTTTATGGCAATACCAATTATGATTAGTTTAAGTTATGATGCTATTAAATCAGTACCTTACATTTATAGAGATGCTTCATTAGCTTTAGGAATTTCAAAAGAAAAAACTACATTTAATATTATTAGAAAATCAGCAACACCAAAAATTATTTCAGCAGTAATTTTAGGAATGGCTAGAGTAATTGGTGAAACTATGGCAATTATGATGATTGCTGGTAATTCAACTGCTTGATTTGATACAAATAATGGAATTTCAGGCTTTTTATTTTCATCAATTAGAACTTTATCTTCAACTATTGGATTAGAAATGCTTGAAAATAGTAGTAGTTTACATGAATCAGCACTTTATGCAATTGGAATGTTTTTATTTATATTAGTATTTATTATTAATATTTCTATTTTATTTGTTTCTAATAAAGCTACTATTTCTCAAAAACTACATTTAGTTTTATTTAAAAATAAAAAAACTTATAAAATTAAACACATTCAAATTTATCAAAAAGAAACACTGGATCAAATTATTACAAATAGAACTGAAGACAAATTATTTAAAAAGATTTATTCATTAATAATGTTAGTTTTAATGTGATTATCTATTAGTTTTGTAATTATGTTTACTTTTTGAATAGTTTTTACAACTTTATTTAATGGATTATCTAGTTTAAAATACAGCCAAGCATTTTTAAGTATTGAAGGTGAAGATGGAATCTTTGCTGCTATTCTTACTACTTTATTATTAATTTTAGGTACATTATTATTTGCAATTCCTTTAGCTTTAGCTTGTGCAATTTATTTATCTGAATTTGCTAATAAAAACTCTTGATTAGCTAAATTCTTTAGATTTTTATTAAATTTAACTGCTTCAACTCCTTCAATTATTTTTGGGATTTTTGGTTTATCAGTATTTATTATTTATTTAAAACTACCATTTTCTATACTTTCAGCTTCTATTACAATGACAATTGTAGTTTTACCTATGTTAATTAAAAACTTTGAAGATGCTTTAACTTCAGTTCCTTTATCATACAGAGAAGCAGCAATTGCTTTAGGTTTAAGTAAAACTAAAACTTTATTTAAAATAGTTTTACCAAATGCTTTGCAAGCAATTATTACTGGAACGATTTTAGCAATGGCAAGAATTATAGGTGAATCAGCTCCAATTTATTTAACATTAGGAACAGCTATAAAATATCCAGATAGAGGATTTTTATCATCAGGTTCAACTCTTACAACTGGAATATATAAAATAGCTAGTGAATCAGCTCCAGGACAAGGTAATGATATAGCTTGATTAATGTCATTAATTACAATTATTTTTGTTCTAACTTTAAATTTATCAAGTTCTAAACTTTCATCACTTTTAGTTAAAACTAATAAAAAAGTTAAATCTGAATTTAAAATAATTTATAAAAAATTTATTAGTAAGCAATTTTATAAATCTAATATCCAATCATTTAAATCTAATTTCATACAGTTTATAAAAAGTTTAAAAAGATATCTTAATTTAATAAACTTATTTAAAGAAATTAAAAAAACTATTAAGTATAAAAAAGAATATAAAAAACTTAAAAAAAGAGATCAAAACTATGAATAA
- the ptsS gene encoding phosphate ABC transporter substrate-binding protein, whose amino-acid sequence MKKSKNKTNDKTKRRFKEVFVNKKSLFFLILGMFFIFSIWIWTIVSIKSNLINIGGSASADLVLQKLINEYQKQTNKKFNYSSTGSGAGARNVINQTYSIGFISKSQNDLSIPDEIRNNLYDDSTDFKKIKDNSSKQQVFNNLKKIKDKYHYIDFVKDSIIFVYNIKNTGLTNDQIDQIKFNVSNNKISDDSQKALHKIYTNNEQSKLVSWKEFYKLLTNKEEKNISSQTKIRPYSTNSGSGTRSSFEKISGLKDKKQKIGQAVNEYNSNGAIFTQLNASDGAFGFVSMQYAQDLKKFPNLRSVIINQNNQEWNLNKKTNNLLTYPLSRPFVALYKLTDNQNLNNDILDFVYWFSFSNDQKVKKIYDHLGLIRNHFN is encoded by the coding sequence ATGAAAAAATCAAAAAACAAAACTAATGACAAAACTAAAAGACGTTTTAAAGAAGTTTTTGTAAATAAAAAATCTTTATTCTTTTTAATTCTTGGAATGTTTTTTATTTTTTCAATTTGAATATGAACTATTGTTTCAATTAAATCTAATCTAATTAATATAGGTGGAAGCGCTAGTGCTGATTTAGTTTTACAAAAACTAATTAATGAGTATCAAAAGCAAACTAATAAAAAATTTAATTATTCTTCAACTGGTTCTGGAGCTGGTGCTAGAAATGTTATTAATCAAACTTATAGTATTGGGTTTATTTCAAAATCTCAAAATGATTTATCAATTCCAGATGAAATTAGAAATAATTTATATGATGATTCAACTGATTTTAAAAAAATTAAAGATAATAGTTCAAAACAACAAGTTTTTAATAATTTAAAAAAAATAAAAGATAAATATCATTATATTGATTTTGTAAAAGATTCAATTATATTTGTTTATAATATCAAAAATACTGGTTTAACTAATGATCAAATTGATCAAATTAAATTTAATGTTTCAAATAATAAAATAAGTGATGATTCTCAAAAAGCATTACATAAAATTTATACAAACAATGAACAATCAAAATTAGTTAGTTGAAAAGAATTTTATAAATTACTAACAAATAAAGAAGAAAAAAATATAAGTAGTCAAACTAAAATAAGACCTTATTCAACAAACAGTGGTTCAGGAACTAGAAGTTCATTTGAAAAAATTTCAGGACTAAAAGATAAAAAACAAAAAATAGGTCAAGCTGTTAATGAATATAATTCAAATGGTGCTATTTTTACTCAACTTAATGCATCAGATGGAGCTTTTGGATTTGTTTCGATGCAATATGCTCAAGACTTAAAAAAATTTCCTAATTTAAGATCTGTTATTATTAATCAAAATAATCAAGAATGAAATTTAAATAAAAAGACAAATAATTTGTTAACTTATCCATTAAGTAGACCATTTGTTGCTTTATATAAATTAACAGATAATCAAAATCTAAATAATGATATTTTAGATTTTGTTTATTGATTTAGTTTTTCAAATGATCAAAAAGTTAAAAAAATTTATGATCATTTAGGTTTAATTAGAAATCATTTTAATTAA
- the rpmB gene encoding 50S ribosomal protein L28: MARRDALTGKSALSGQSRSHALNATKRKWNLNLQKVRVMDENGSVFNIKVSARTLRTLKKQEKIV, encoded by the coding sequence ATGGCAAGAAGAGATGCATTAACTGGTAAAAGTGCTTTATCAGGTCAATCAAGATCACACGCATTAAATGCAACTAAAAGAAAATGAAATTTAAATCTACAAAAAGTTAGAGTAATGGATGAAAATGGTAGTGTATTTAATATCAAAGTATCTGCTAGAACATTAAGAACTCTTAAAAAACAAGAAAAAATCGTTTAA
- a CDS encoding Asp23/Gls24 family envelope stress response protein yields the protein MSNIDEFVVQTIREAVITVPGVIGLANFSTNNKNDLSTNDIHKAIEFVIDKNIQHFKIHVILLYGVNILDVLKEIQIRIKYELEKNFKNNIEHKVDVIVEDLI from the coding sequence GTGAGTAATATTGATGAATTTGTTGTTCAAACAATAAGAGAAGCCGTTATTACAGTACCTGGTGTAATAGGTCTGGCTAACTTTTCTACAAACAATAAAAATGACCTATCTACAAATGACATTCACAAAGCTATTGAATTTGTAATAGATAAAAATATACAACACTTTAAAATCCATGTTATTTTACTTTATGGGGTTAACATTTTAGATGTTTTAAAAGAAATCCAAATTCGTATTAAGTATGAATTAGAAAAGAATTTTAAGAACAATATAGAACATAAAGTCGATGTAATTGTTGAAGATTTAATCTAG
- a CDS encoding DAK2 domain-containing protein, with amino-acid sequence MKKLELLKNMITSGVNNLYNHYPQIDKLNVFPVPDGDTGTNMNLTATNGYNEVIDVEYESIGKFLSAFSRGLIMGARGNSGVIFSQIIKGLSLGMNNAKELSVSEWKSGFSKASEIAYKAVMKPVEGTILTVIRETSEQVNQLDDNTDIKEFWKQVVKNANQSLENTPNLLPLLKEVGVVDSGGYGLVKFLEGIEYYISNDQVVNKLDKLESNTGGNVDMQIEEEFGYCTEAIVMLNDDWINKLQNSVIRDQLQIFGNTSIVVVIDNDILKVHTHSLSPGQVLQFLQQYGDFRTLKIENMNLQANKQVKNSDQKWKENSEIKTERKLVNDTAIISVVSSEKQKRYFEDELGISYAINAGSKMNPSTEDFLQAIETVDAKTVFLLPNSGNVYLTAKQAEKLENKSKIYVIQTKTIQQGMVAALSFDPSLTPSKNYSYLSKSFKNVVSFNITKAEKNTTFNGIEIQKDNLLAIVDNNIIGAEQSLEAIFDKQLSKYIKNKTEIITIFVGEETNEQDLVQLRKFLDEGYDVEYEIVDGGQETYYLLIAIE; translated from the coding sequence ATGAAAAAATTAGAATTATTAAAAAACATGATCACAAGTGGAGTTAATAATCTATACAATCATTATCCACAAATAGATAAATTAAATGTCTTTCCAGTTCCTGATGGTGATACTGGAACAAATATGAACCTTACTGCTACAAATGGTTATAACGAAGTTATTGATGTTGAATATGAAAGCATTGGTAAATTCTTATCAGCTTTTTCTAGAGGATTAATAATGGGAGCTAGAGGTAATTCAGGAGTTATTTTTAGTCAAATTATTAAAGGTTTATCACTTGGTATGAATAATGCTAAAGAATTATCTGTAAGTGAATGAAAATCTGGATTTAGTAAAGCTAGTGAAATTGCTTATAAAGCAGTTATGAAACCTGTTGAAGGAACTATTTTAACAGTTATTAGAGAAACTAGTGAGCAAGTTAATCAACTTGATGATAATACTGATATTAAAGAATTTTGAAAACAAGTAGTAAAAAATGCTAATCAATCTTTAGAAAATACTCCTAACTTATTACCTTTATTAAAAGAAGTTGGAGTTGTTGATTCTGGTGGTTATGGATTAGTTAAGTTTTTAGAAGGAATTGAATATTATATTTCAAATGATCAAGTTGTTAACAAATTAGATAAATTAGAATCTAATACTGGTGGAAATGTTGATATGCAAATTGAAGAAGAATTTGGATATTGTACAGAAGCTATTGTTATGTTAAATGATGATTGAATTAATAAATTACAAAATTCAGTTATTAGAGATCAATTACAAATCTTTGGAAATACTTCTATAGTTGTTGTTATTGATAATGACATTTTAAAAGTTCATACTCACTCACTTTCACCAGGTCAAGTTTTACAATTCTTACAACAATATGGAGATTTTAGAACTCTAAAAATTGAAAATATGAATTTACAAGCTAATAAGCAAGTAAAAAATTCTGATCAAAAATGAAAAGAAAATTCTGAAATTAAAACTGAAAGAAAACTAGTTAATGATACTGCTATTATTTCAGTAGTTTCTAGTGAAAAACAAAAACGTTATTTTGAAGATGAACTAGGAATTAGTTATGCAATTAATGCAGGATCAAAAATGAATCCTTCAACTGAAGACTTTTTACAAGCAATAGAAACAGTTGATGCTAAAACAGTATTTTTATTACCAAATAGTGGAAATGTTTATTTAACTGCAAAACAAGCTGAAAAATTAGAAAATAAATCAAAAATTTATGTAATTCAAACAAAAACTATTCAACAAGGAATGGTTGCTGCTTTAAGTTTTGACCCTTCATTAACTCCTTCAAAAAACTATTCATATTTATCTAAATCATTTAAAAATGTAGTTTCATTTAATATTACAAAAGCTGAAAAAAATACTACTTTTAATGGTATTGAAATTCAAAAAGATAATTTATTAGCAATCGTTGATAATAACATTATTGGTGCTGAACAATCATTAGAAGCAATTTTTGATAAGCAATTATCAAAATATATTAAAAATAAAACTGAAATTATTACAATTTTTGTTGGTGAAGAAACTAATGAACAAGATTTAGTTCAACTAAGAAAATTCTTAGATGAAGGATATGATGTTGAATATGAAATTGTTGATGGTGGTCAAGAAACTTACTATTTATTAATAGCAATAGAATAA
- the plsX gene encoding phosphate acyltransferase PlsX, whose translation MYKIAFDVMGSDLGSLTAIKAASEFIKDHDDLFLVLVGNETEIKQALEQNPIDQSKYEICPTTQVIDMNGSILDIRRKKDASIIRTLELVRDQKVDGMLTAGNSAAFIGAAHFILGELNNIVRAGFMPTMPNAQNKLTLLLDVGANSENTPEDLVNYAKMANIYYKEVLKNPNATVGLLNIGTEKSKGLELQKQTFKQLEELKNINFIGNVEARDVLTGNVDIIVTDGYSGNICLKACEGAAKVLLTEIKKEITSSFIRKLAALVLKKSFKNVAAKFDYKNHAGAILLGVKGICFKSHGSSDVRSFKATLRMTLDAVKNDIVKKIEKGLIEHEY comes from the coding sequence ATGTATAAAATAGCTTTTGATGTAATGGGTTCTGATTTAGGAAGTTTAACAGCTATAAAAGCAGCTAGTGAATTTATAAAAGATCATGATGATTTATTTTTAGTTTTAGTTGGAAATGAAACTGAAATTAAACAAGCTTTAGAACAAAATCCAATAGATCAGTCAAAATATGAAATTTGTCCAACAACTCAAGTAATTGATATGAATGGATCAATTTTAGATATTAGAAGAAAAAAAGATGCTTCAATTATTAGAACTTTAGAATTAGTAAGAGATCAAAAAGTTGATGGAATGTTAACTGCTGGAAATTCAGCTGCTTTTATTGGTGCTGCTCATTTTATTTTAGGAGAGTTAAATAATATTGTTCGTGCTGGATTTATGCCAACTATGCCTAATGCTCAAAATAAATTAACTTTATTATTAGATGTTGGAGCTAATAGTGAAAACACACCTGAAGATTTAGTTAATTATGCAAAAATGGCAAACATTTACTATAAAGAAGTTTTAAAAAATCCAAATGCAACAGTTGGGTTATTAAATATTGGAACTGAAAAATCTAAAGGATTAGAATTACAAAAACAAACTTTTAAACAATTAGAAGAATTAAAAAATATAAACTTTATTGGAAATGTTGAAGCAAGAGATGTATTAACTGGTAATGTTGATATTATTGTAACTGATGGATATAGTGGAAATATTTGTTTAAAAGCTTGTGAAGGAGCTGCTAAAGTTTTATTAACTGAAATTAAAAAAGAAATTACTTCTTCATTTATAAGAAAATTAGCTGCTTTAGTTTTAAAAAAATCATTTAAAAATGTTGCTGCTAAATTTGATTATAAAAATCATGCTGGAGCTATTTTATTAGGAGTTAAAGGAATTTGTTTTAAATCTCATGGATCAAGTGATGTTAGATCATTTAAAGCAACTTTAAGAATGACTCTAGATGCTGTTAAAAATGATATTGTTAAAAAGATAGAAAAAGGATTAATAGAACATGAGTATTAA